In the genome of Pseudomonas sp. LBUM920, one region contains:
- a CDS encoding LysR family transcriptional regulator, producing the protein MLNAATHYQIDYPDLSLILALVRGGTLARAAALLRVDVSTVFRAVRRLEAALGQTLFEKSRAGYLPTSLASNLAQQAEHAEQALEAARIGVEQGGEVISGTVRLTCTDSVLQGLLLPALARFMPDYPALTLELSTSNDFANLSRRDADIALRLTKTPPEHLVGRCLGTVAYQVCASADFARQHAGRELADLPWIAPDDFLPDHPTVAWRREHLPGVRPSYRCNSMLSVTELVRAGLGVAALPDFLLGDGVQPLGPALAARNTALWLLTRPDCRALRSVVTLFDELGRHVRLP; encoded by the coding sequence ATGCTCAATGCAGCCACGCACTATCAAATCGACTATCCCGACCTTTCGCTGATCCTCGCCCTGGTACGCGGCGGCACCCTGGCGCGCGCGGCGGCGCTGTTGCGGGTGGATGTGTCCACGGTGTTCCGCGCGGTGCGCCGGCTGGAGGCCGCCTTGGGCCAGACCCTGTTTGAAAAAAGCCGCGCCGGTTACCTGCCTACCAGCCTGGCCAGCAACCTGGCGCAGCAGGCCGAGCACGCCGAACAAGCATTGGAGGCGGCGCGCATTGGCGTGGAGCAGGGCGGCGAAGTGATCAGCGGCACTGTGCGCCTGACCTGTACCGACTCGGTGCTGCAAGGTTTGCTGCTGCCGGCGCTGGCGCGGTTCATGCCCGACTACCCGGCGTTGACCCTGGAGTTGAGCACATCGAATGATTTCGCCAACCTCAGCCGCCGCGATGCCGACATTGCCCTGCGCCTGACCAAGACGCCGCCGGAGCACCTTGTCGGTCGTTGCCTGGGCACGGTCGCATATCAAGTGTGTGCCAGTGCCGATTTTGCTCGCCAGCACGCAGGCCGCGAGTTGGCCGACCTGCCGTGGATCGCCCCGGACGACTTCCTGCCCGATCACCCCACCGTCGCCTGGCGCCGCGAGCATTTGCCGGGTGTGCGTCCCAGCTATCGCTGCAACAGCATGTTGTCGGTCACCGAGTTGGTACGTGCAGGCCTGGGCGTGGCGGCGCTGCCGGATTTTCTCTTGGGCGATGGTGTGCAACCACTGGGGCCGGCGTTGGCCGCACGGAACACCGCACTGTGGCTGCTGACGCGTCCGGATTGCCGGGCGTTGCGTTCGGTGGTCACGTTGTTTGATGAGCTGGGGCGGCATGTGCGGTTGCCGTGA
- a CDS encoding glycerophosphodiester phosphodiesterase: MPVTFTKSALLLALMLGLGQAQAADPISPAELATNEGIPYPAVIAHRGASYDAPESTAASYKLARDLGADYLEMDLQRSKDGVLFALHDNNLQRTTDVATKFPERKDAPANEFTWAELRTLDAGSWFNAAYPDRARPAFVGLKIQSLDEIIKIAEGNPQHKPGLYIETKEPKQFPGIEADLKNKLLDKGWLSSAGSKLGKSNTGVGQGKGRVVLQTFEKDSLKELQKEMPNTPKILLLWVGPGSIEPKSAQTFAESGETTKAAYYAKQEPKDAAEFEKWVDEAKSLGAIGTGPSAELTNHGDQSYTDLVKPQMNKLTHDKGLLVHVYTVDEPVDFEKVMAAGVDGIFTNRAAELLKFYKRWPSSSVQDLLKDNGY; this comes from the coding sequence ATGCCTGTCACGTTTACCAAGAGCGCCTTGCTGCTCGCTCTGATGCTCGGCCTTGGCCAGGCACAGGCTGCCGACCCGATCAGCCCGGCTGAATTGGCAACAAACGAAGGCATTCCGTACCCGGCCGTCATTGCGCACCGTGGCGCTTCCTACGACGCTCCCGAATCCACCGCGGCTTCCTACAAGCTCGCTCGCGACCTGGGCGCCGACTACCTGGAAATGGACCTGCAGCGCAGTAAAGATGGCGTGCTGTTCGCCCTGCACGACAACAACCTGCAGCGCACCACCGACGTGGCGACCAAGTTCCCCGAGCGCAAAGACGCCCCGGCCAACGAGTTCACCTGGGCCGAGCTGCGCACCCTGGACGCTGGCAGCTGGTTCAACGCCGCCTACCCGGATCGTGCGCGCCCAGCGTTCGTCGGCCTGAAAATCCAGAGCCTGGACGAAATCATCAAGATCGCCGAAGGCAACCCGCAGCACAAACCCGGCCTGTACATCGAAACCAAAGAGCCCAAGCAATTTCCGGGCATCGAAGCCGACCTGAAAAACAAGCTGCTGGACAAGGGCTGGTTGAGCTCTGCCGGCTCCAAGCTGGGCAAGAGCAACACGGGCGTCGGCCAGGGCAAGGGCCGCGTGGTGCTGCAAACGTTTGAAAAAGACAGCTTGAAAGAGCTGCAGAAAGAAATGCCCAACACCCCGAAAATCCTGCTGCTGTGGGTCGGCCCAGGCAGCATCGAGCCGAAGTCCGCGCAGACATTCGCCGAATCCGGCGAGACCACCAAAGCGGCCTACTACGCCAAGCAAGAGCCGAAAGACGCTGCCGAGTTTGAAAAGTGGGTCGACGAAGCCAAGAGCCTCGGCGCCATCGGCACCGGCCCATCGGCCGAACTGACCAACCATGGCGACCAGAGCTACACCGACCTGGTGAAGCCACAAATGAACAAGCTGACCCACGACAAAGGCTTGCTGGTGCACGTCTATACCGTCGATGAACCGGTGGACTTCGAGAAAGTGATGGCCGCTGGCGTCGATGGCATCTTCACCAACCGCGCCGCCGAACTGCTGAAGTTCTACAAGCGCTGGCCGTCGTCGAGTGTGCAGGACCTGCTTAAGGACAACGGGTACTAA
- a CDS encoding DUF1003 domain-containing protein translates to MTPDKPEAAPVDHLRFHRGHAHLAPTFGNDTFALKAEAFARFFGTPTFLGAQTAIVILWVVLNMTGITHFDVYPFILLNLAFSLQSAYAAPLILLAQTRQAARDKAQSDADAQHREALAIANTERQAQAEQTTKQLLELLEQNTRLTEMTKQLTERIETLTCEMHEQFMRKP, encoded by the coding sequence ATGACCCCAGACAAGCCAGAAGCAGCCCCCGTCGATCACCTGCGTTTCCACCGAGGCCACGCCCACCTGGCGCCGACCTTCGGCAACGACACCTTTGCGCTCAAGGCCGAAGCGTTCGCGCGCTTCTTTGGTACGCCCACCTTTCTGGGCGCGCAAACCGCGATCGTGATCTTGTGGGTGGTGCTGAACATGACCGGCATCACCCACTTCGACGTGTACCCGTTCATCCTGCTCAACCTGGCCTTCAGCCTGCAATCGGCCTATGCCGCGCCGCTGATCCTGCTGGCCCAGACACGCCAGGCCGCCCGCGACAAAGCCCAGTCCGACGCCGATGCGCAGCACCGCGAAGCGCTGGCCATCGCCAACACCGAGCGCCAGGCCCAAGCCGAACAAACCACCAAGCAGTTGCTGGAACTGCTGGAGCAGAACACCCGCCTGACAGAAATGACCAAGCAACTGACCGAGCGTATCGAGACCCTGACCTGCGAGATGCATGAGCAGTTCATGCGTAAACCCTGA
- a CDS encoding GAF domain-containing sensor histidine kinase, whose amino-acid sequence MGQKAADIATIGRISAVPAMLKVISDMTGLRFAAVARVTEDTWTACAVLDQLEFGLGVGGELDLSTTICHEIRGSHVSVVIDKASEDPRYHDHHTPRMYQFESYISVPVFRTDGRFFGTICALDPNPAQLRSSTIQSTMESFARVLSLQIEAEEDLQDTQAQLQEERGTAELREQFIAVLGHDLRNPLFAINFGAERLLRKHPNAATDPLVRHILASGRRASQLVEDVLDFARGRMGSGIPLHLNDCLDLQDAFRHVVFEVQSVHPQRLIKADIGDLRGVYGDRDRLAQLLSNLVANAIHHGSHDGPVEVTARIEHDHFTLTVKNPGQIDELALPRLFQPYSRPLRDTPQAGLGLGLYIVKQIADAHGGQLQVSSCAENGTRFTFTLKTR is encoded by the coding sequence ATGGGGCAGAAAGCCGCCGACATCGCCACTATTGGCCGTATCAGTGCCGTACCTGCGATGCTCAAAGTCATCAGCGACATGACCGGCCTGCGTTTTGCCGCCGTGGCGCGCGTGACCGAGGACACCTGGACCGCCTGCGCTGTGCTCGATCAATTGGAGTTCGGCCTCGGTGTGGGTGGCGAGCTGGACCTTTCCACGACTATCTGTCACGAAATCCGGGGTTCCCACGTCTCCGTGGTGATCGACAAGGCCAGTGAAGACCCGCGCTACCACGACCACCACACCCCGCGCATGTACCAGTTTGAAAGCTACATCTCGGTGCCGGTGTTCCGCACTGACGGGCGCTTTTTCGGCACTATTTGCGCGTTGGACCCCAACCCGGCGCAGCTGCGCAGCAGCACGATCCAATCGACCATGGAGTCGTTCGCCCGGGTGCTGTCCTTGCAGATCGAAGCCGAGGAGGATTTGCAGGATACCCAGGCGCAATTGCAGGAAGAACGCGGCACGGCCGAACTGCGCGAGCAATTCATCGCCGTGCTCGGCCATGACCTGCGCAACCCGCTGTTCGCCATCAACTTCGGTGCCGAGCGGCTACTGCGCAAACACCCCAACGCGGCGACCGACCCGCTCGTACGGCACATCCTCGCCAGTGGCCGGCGCGCGTCGCAACTGGTCGAAGATGTACTGGATTTCGCTCGCGGGCGCATGGGCAGCGGCATTCCGCTGCACCTCAATGATTGCCTGGATTTGCAGGACGCTTTTCGACACGTGGTCTTCGAAGTGCAAAGCGTGCACCCGCAACGCTTGATCAAGGCCGATATCGGCGACCTGCGTGGCGTCTACGGCGACCGCGATCGGCTGGCGCAATTGCTCTCCAACCTGGTGGCCAACGCCATCCATCATGGTAGCCACGACGGCCCGGTGGAGGTCACGGCGCGGATTGAGCATGACCACTTCACGCTGACCGTGAAGAACCCCGGCCAGATCGACGAACTGGCGTTGCCTCGGCTCTTTCAGCCCTACTCGCGGCCGCTCAGGGACACGCCACAAGCCGGCCTCGGCCTGGGTTTGTAT
- a CDS encoding DUF2025 family protein has product MRITSELICQAADQLHGFVGLNRKTGQYIVRFSEDAFGMDVADDGIIPTAEFVWLPAADHAMTLSRERLQLLLDQNIDDRINISEPLRVYMRRVEIPQISALRSLVS; this is encoded by the coding sequence ATGCGCATCACTTCAGAACTCATCTGCCAGGCCGCCGACCAACTCCACGGTTTTGTCGGCCTGAACCGCAAAACCGGCCAGTACATTGTGCGTTTCAGCGAAGATGCCTTCGGCATGGACGTGGCCGATGACGGCATCATTCCTACTGCTGAATTTGTCTGGCTACCGGCCGCCGACCACGCCATGACCCTGTCGCGCGAACGCCTGCAGTTGCTGCTGGACCAGAACATCGACGACCGCATCAACATCTCCGAGCCGTTGCGCGTGTACATGCGCCGGGTCGAAATCCCGCAGATCAGTGCGTTGCGCAGTTTGGTCAGCTAA
- a CDS encoding PepSY domain-containing protein: MKTLTALFAATALTLTAGLAQADVRPDHIEGLLKSGAVMPFEKLNAAAVATHPGASITDTELDHKNGVLVYEVDVTDTAGKRFEVKLDAKTGAVLENKQDT; encoded by the coding sequence ATGAAAACCCTGACCGCCCTGTTTGCCGCTACCGCCCTGACCCTGACTGCCGGCCTGGCCCAGGCGGACGTTCGTCCGGACCATATTGAAGGCCTGCTCAAATCCGGCGCAGTCATGCCGTTCGAGAAACTCAACGCCGCCGCCGTGGCCACTCACCCCGGCGCCAGCATCACCGACACCGAGCTGGACCACAAAAACGGTGTACTGGTTTACGAAGTTGACGTGACCGACACCGCTGGCAAGCGCTTTGAAGTCAAGCTCGACGCCAAGACCGGCGCGGTGCTGGAAAACAAGCAAGACACTTGA
- a CDS encoding diguanylate cyclase, with the protein MENRRGKGLSFARRIYKPRIIGLGIGCISVIGALYPLAMPGWVWALLIFNGYAWAHVAYQLSTRSQFPYQAEQRNLLYDSLLGGFWAAATQFTPLTTVTILSMMTMNNVAAGGKRLFLRGLVAQAGGIGVAWALLGIKFNPNVSLAQVYTCLPMLTLYPMAIGMVCYQLAIKLSEHKRALSALSRVDSLTGLLNHGSWKDLLNLKFHKCQQQQGHATIALIDIDHFKQINDTYGHIVGDQVLRQLSQELRQHLRENDLAGRYGGDEFCVILPQMPLEEAALVMEHMRETFSNYRNSQIPALRVSLSIGLADFQPVFSDAAMWLNAADRALYAAKDTGRNRVNVSHCVVAHSA; encoded by the coding sequence ATGGAAAACAGACGAGGCAAAGGGCTGTCATTTGCCAGGCGTATCTACAAGCCAAGGATTATCGGCCTGGGTATCGGCTGTATCAGCGTCATCGGCGCCCTTTACCCGTTGGCCATGCCGGGCTGGGTATGGGCGCTACTGATATTCAACGGTTATGCCTGGGCCCATGTGGCGTACCAGCTCTCCACGCGCTCGCAATTTCCCTACCAGGCCGAACAACGCAACTTGCTCTATGACTCGCTGCTCGGCGGTTTCTGGGCGGCGGCCACGCAATTCACACCGCTGACGACCGTGACCATCCTGTCGATGATGACCATGAACAACGTCGCGGCCGGGGGCAAGCGCCTGTTTCTGCGCGGGCTGGTGGCACAGGCGGGCGGTATCGGCGTGGCGTGGGCGCTGCTGGGGATCAAGTTCAATCCCAACGTCAGCCTTGCCCAGGTGTATACCTGCCTGCCGATGCTGACGCTGTACCCGATGGCGATCGGCATGGTCTGCTATCAGTTGGCAATCAAACTCTCGGAACACAAACGCGCCCTCAGCGCCCTCAGCCGCGTCGACAGCCTCACCGGCCTGCTCAATCATGGCTCGTGGAAAGACCTGCTCAATCTCAAGTTCCACAAATGCCAGCAGCAACAAGGCCACGCCACCATTGCCTTGATCGATATCGACCATTTCAAACAGATCAACGACACCTACGGCCATATCGTCGGTGATCAGGTGTTGCGCCAGCTGAGTCAGGAGTTGCGTCAACACCTGAGGGAAAATGACTTGGCCGGCCGTTACGGCGGCGATGAGTTCTGCGTGATTCTTCCGCAAATGCCACTGGAAGAAGCCGCGCTGGTCATGGAACACATGCGAGAAACCTTTAGTAACTATCGCAATTCGCAGATCCCAGCGTTGCGCGTGAGCCTGAGCATTGGTCTGGCAGACTTCCAACCCGTCTTCAGCGATGCGGCAATGTGGCTCAACGCCGCGGATCGCGCGCTCTATGCCGCCAAGGACACCGGCCGCAACCGGGTGAATGTCAGCCACTGTGTCGTCGCCCACTCCGCCTAA
- a CDS encoding PAS domain-containing methyl-accepting chemotaxis protein translates to MLFNAHKKTINTLQHTNAQQASLLDAIERSMAVIEFDLQGTVLRANENFLKTMSYRAEQIEGQPHRMFCTPAFTRSAEYNQLWTQLRNGQFQSGTFERVGGDGQSVWLEASYNPVRDHTGQVIKVVKYAMDVTPRLQAESEANAKLGAIDRAMAVIEFNLDGTIITANANFLQRMGYSLAQIQGKHHRLFCKPDLANSSTYSEFWKRLNQGELFNGQFERIDKNGQTVWLEANYNPVYDASGRLCKVVKFASDITARVQQHAADAASAAQAYHISLNTRDIAEKGADVIQQTASGMREIAADIDGSSQLIAKLGERSQQITAIVNTIRGIADQTNLLALNAAIEAARAGEQGRGFAVVADEVRQLAARTSGSTAEISSMIAMIQEETRQAIDSMEGTRDRAAQGVELANQAGTVILQIREGTGEAVQAVSAFANERGNN, encoded by the coding sequence ATGCTATTCAACGCCCACAAAAAAACTATCAACACCCTGCAACACACCAACGCCCAACAAGCCAGCTTGCTGGATGCCATCGAGCGCTCCATGGCGGTGATCGAATTCGATCTGCAAGGTACCGTCCTGCGGGCCAATGAGAATTTCCTCAAGACCATGAGCTACCGCGCCGAACAGATCGAGGGCCAGCCCCACCGGATGTTCTGCACCCCCGCGTTCACGCGCAGTGCCGAGTACAACCAGTTGTGGACGCAGCTGCGTAATGGCCAATTTCAGTCGGGCACCTTTGAACGCGTCGGCGGCGACGGCCAATCGGTATGGCTGGAAGCCAGCTACAACCCGGTGCGCGATCACACCGGCCAGGTCATCAAAGTGGTGAAATACGCCATGGACGTCACCCCGCGCCTGCAGGCCGAAAGTGAAGCCAACGCCAAGTTGGGTGCCATCGACCGGGCCATGGCGGTGATCGAGTTCAACCTCGACGGCACCATCATTACCGCCAATGCAAATTTCCTGCAGCGCATGGGCTACAGCCTGGCGCAGATTCAGGGCAAGCATCACCGCCTGTTCTGCAAGCCGGACCTGGCCAACAGCTCGACCTACAGTGAGTTCTGGAAGCGCTTGAACCAGGGCGAACTGTTCAACGGCCAGTTTGAACGCATCGACAAAAACGGCCAGACGGTGTGGCTGGAGGCCAACTACAACCCGGTGTACGACGCCAGCGGGCGCCTGTGCAAAGTGGTGAAGTTTGCCTCCGACATCACCGCCAGAGTGCAACAGCATGCCGCCGACGCCGCCAGCGCTGCCCAGGCTTATCACATCTCGCTGAACACTCGGGATATCGCCGAAAAGGGCGCCGATGTGATCCAGCAAACCGCCAGCGGCATGCGCGAGATTGCTGCCGACATCGATGGCTCCTCGCAACTGATCGCCAAGCTGGGCGAGCGTTCGCAGCAGATCACGGCCATCGTCAACACCATCCGCGGCATCGCCGACCAGACCAACCTGCTGGCCCTCAACGCCGCCATCGAAGCGGCGCGCGCTGGCGAACAAGGCCGGGGCTTTGCCGTGGTGGCCGACGAAGTGCGGCAACTGGCGGCACGCACCAGCGGCTCGACGGCGGAAATCTCCAGCATGATCGCGATGATCCAGGAGGAAACCCGCCAAGCCATCGACAGCATGGAAGGGACTCGCGACCGCGCCGCTCAAGGTGTGGAGTTGGCCAACCAGGCCGGCACGGTGATCCTGCAGATTCGCGAAGGCACGGGCGAGGCTGTGCAGGCGGTGAGCGCGTTTGCCAATGAGCGGGGCAACAACTGA
- a CDS encoding TetR/AcrR family transcriptional regulator — translation MTAPQRLTDRKREAIVAAAITEFRANGFEVTSMDKIAATAGVSKRTVYNHFPSKEELFAEILHQLWASSVAQLDASYASDRPLREQLRGLLQAKMQMMSDANFLDLARVAIAATIHSPERAQDMVNRLSKREEGFTQWVRAAQEDGRLACTDPAFAAHQIQSLLKAFAFWPQITLGQPTLDAATQASVIESAIDLFLAGYEVSPARS, via the coding sequence ATGACTGCTCCCCAACGCCTCACCGACCGCAAACGCGAAGCCATCGTGGCAGCGGCCATCACCGAGTTTCGGGCTAACGGGTTCGAGGTCACCAGCATGGACAAAATTGCGGCCACCGCCGGAGTCTCCAAGCGCACGGTGTACAACCACTTTCCCAGCAAGGAAGAGTTGTTTGCAGAAATTCTGCACCAGTTGTGGGCCAGCAGCGTTGCCCAACTGGACGCCAGCTACGCCAGTGACCGCCCCCTGCGCGAGCAATTGCGCGGTTTGCTGCAGGCGAAGATGCAGATGATGTCGGACGCCAACTTCCTCGACCTGGCCCGTGTCGCGATCGCCGCCACCATTCATTCGCCCGAACGCGCGCAAGACATGGTCAACCGCTTGAGCAAACGCGAGGAAGGCTTCACCCAGTGGGTACGCGCGGCCCAGGAAGATGGCCGCCTGGCCTGCACCGACCCGGCCTTTGCGGCCCATCAGATCCAGAGCCTGCTCAAGGCGTTCGCCTTTTGGCCGCAAATTACGCTGGGCCAACCTACCCTCGACGCTGCCACACAGGCCAGCGTGATCGAATCGGCCATCGACCTGTTCCTGGCCGGCTACGAAGTCAGCCCTGCCCGTTCGTAA
- a CDS encoding antibiotic biosynthesis monooxygenase: MIANTPATPYYAVIFSSVRTEGDQGYGQAAARMLELAREQPGFLGVESAREDGLGITVSYWESEAAILAWKQQAEHREVREQGRATWYSAFHTRVCKVERAYTFQK; this comes from the coding sequence ATGATCGCCAACACTCCCGCCACGCCCTACTACGCAGTGATTTTCAGCTCAGTGCGCACCGAGGGCGATCAAGGCTACGGCCAGGCCGCCGCCCGCATGCTGGAACTGGCGCGTGAACAACCGGGGTTTCTCGGGGTGGAATCGGCGCGCGAGGACGGCTTGGGGATCACAGTGTCCTACTGGGAAAGCGAGGCGGCGATCCTGGCCTGGAAACAGCAGGCCGAGCACCGCGAAGTGCGCGAGCAAGGCCGCGCCACCTGGTACTCGGCGTTTCACACGCGGGTGTGCAAGGTGGAGCGGGCCTACACCTTCCAGAAGTGA
- a CDS encoding CTP synthase, with protein MKASTLHLALIGDYNPDVTAHQAIPVALQQAADALNLNVHVQWLDTDSITPTPQLHAFDGFWCVPASPYRDTDGALRAIRFAREHKRPFLGTCGGFQHAVLEYARNVLGWADAEHGELAPHAKRAVITPLSCALVEATDTVRLAPYTRIAEAYGTLDIHEGYRCRYGINPEFANALLESDLIPSGHDSAGDLRAIELLDHPFFVATLFQPERAALKHVTPPLAIALLKACLELSR; from the coding sequence ATGAAAGCCAGCACCTTGCACCTTGCCCTGATCGGCGACTACAACCCCGACGTCACCGCGCACCAGGCCATCCCCGTGGCGCTGCAACAGGCGGCCGACGCCTTGAACCTGAACGTTCACGTGCAATGGCTCGACACGGACTCGATCACGCCCACCCCTCAATTGCATGCGTTCGACGGTTTCTGGTGTGTGCCCGCCAGCCCCTACCGCGACACCGACGGCGCATTGCGGGCGATCCGGTTTGCCCGCGAACATAAGCGCCCTTTCCTCGGCACGTGCGGCGGTTTTCAGCATGCGGTGCTGGAATATGCCCGCAACGTGCTGGGTTGGGCGGATGCCGAACACGGCGAGCTGGCCCCGCACGCCAAGCGTGCGGTGATCACACCGCTCAGTTGCGCGCTGGTAGAGGCCACGGACACCGTGCGTCTGGCGCCCTACACCCGTATCGCCGAGGCCTATGGCACGCTGGATATCCACGAGGGTTATCGCTGCCGCTACGGTATCAACCCCGAGTTCGCCAACGCTCTGTTGGAAAGCGACCTGATCCCCAGCGGCCACGACTCGGCCGGCGATCTGCGTGCCATCGAATTGCTCGACCATCCGTTTTTTGTCGCCACGCTGTTCCAACCGGAACGTGCCGCGCTCAAACACGTCACGCCACCCTTGGCGATCGCTCTGCTCAAGGCCTGTCTGGAGTTGTCACGATGA